One segment of Streptomyces bathyalis DNA contains the following:
- a CDS encoding putative cobaltochelatase: MSIPYPFTALVGMRDMQLGLLLNSVNPAIGGVLIRGEKGTAKSTAVRALATLLPPQQVVPGCRFSCDPAAPDPGCPDGPHEFGGEGLTRAAHLVELPVGASEDRLVGALDIERALSEGVKAFEPGLLADAHRGVLYVDEVNLLHDHLVDLLLDAAAMGSSYVEREGVSVRHAARFLLVGTMNPEEGELRPQLLDRFGLTVEVTASRETDERVDVVRRRLAYDADPAAFAARWSAEEDALRERIAAARELLPQVQLGDAPLRQIAATCAAFEVDGMRADLVMARTATALAAWAGRTEVTADDVRQAALLALPHRRRRNPFDAPGLDEDKLDETLQQHAAPDDGDDDPEGPDGPDGGPDGGGDPPQQPDGGPGDESARPDQQEPAPNEPQEQPAPPAPSAQDGPRAQDDGDDQASAADGNTGSAAPQQPAAPASEPFRARTLYVPGLGEGVAGNRSRARTAHGRTTGARKPRGALGHLHLAATVQAAAPHQRARGRDGRGLLLRRDDLREVVREGREGNLVLFVVDASGSMTARQRMSAVKGAVLSLLLDAYQRRDKVGMVTFRRSEAEVALPPTSSVEAAAARLESLPTGGRTPLAEGLLRAREVLRVERMRDPSRRPLVVTVTDGRATGGAEPVERARRAARLLAADGTASVVLDCEAGHVRLGLAGALAADLGGSAVTLEELRADAVTDLVRHATGTRAGSTAPAATTAAPHSPNTQPKTRRAA; the protein is encoded by the coding sequence ATGAGCATCCCCTACCCGTTCACCGCGCTCGTCGGAATGCGGGACATGCAGCTCGGACTGCTGCTGAACTCCGTCAATCCCGCGATCGGCGGCGTCCTCATACGGGGTGAGAAGGGCACCGCGAAGAGCACCGCCGTACGGGCGCTGGCCACGCTGCTGCCCCCGCAGCAAGTCGTGCCCGGCTGCCGCTTCTCCTGCGACCCCGCGGCGCCCGACCCCGGCTGCCCCGACGGGCCGCACGAGTTCGGAGGCGAGGGCCTGACGCGCGCGGCGCACCTGGTGGAGCTGCCCGTCGGCGCCTCCGAGGACCGCCTCGTGGGGGCGCTCGACATCGAACGGGCCCTGTCGGAAGGCGTGAAGGCCTTCGAACCGGGCCTGCTGGCCGACGCGCACCGCGGCGTGCTCTACGTCGACGAGGTCAATCTGCTGCACGACCATCTGGTCGACCTGCTGCTGGACGCGGCGGCCATGGGCTCCTCGTACGTCGAACGCGAGGGCGTGTCCGTACGGCACGCGGCGCGCTTCCTGCTCGTCGGCACGATGAACCCCGAAGAGGGCGAACTGCGGCCGCAGTTGCTCGACCGGTTCGGTCTGACCGTGGAGGTGACCGCCTCGCGGGAGACCGACGAGCGCGTCGACGTGGTGCGCCGGCGCCTCGCCTACGACGCCGATCCTGCCGCGTTCGCGGCCCGGTGGTCGGCGGAGGAGGACGCGCTGCGCGAACGCATCGCCGCGGCACGGGAGTTGCTGCCGCAGGTGCAGCTCGGCGACGCGCCGCTGCGTCAGATCGCGGCGACCTGCGCCGCGTTCGAGGTGGACGGCATGCGCGCGGACCTTGTGATGGCGCGCACCGCCACGGCCCTGGCCGCCTGGGCGGGCCGCACCGAGGTGACAGCGGACGACGTACGGCAGGCGGCACTGCTGGCGCTTCCCCACCGGCGCAGGCGGAATCCCTTCGACGCACCGGGACTCGACGAGGACAAGCTCGACGAGACCCTTCAGCAGCACGCCGCGCCCGACGACGGCGACGACGACCCGGAGGGCCCCGACGGACCGGACGGCGGCCCGGACGGCGGAGGCGACCCGCCGCAGCAGCCCGACGGCGGCCCTGGTGACGAGTCCGCCCGGCCCGATCAGCAGGAACCCGCGCCGAACGAACCGCAGGAGCAGCCGGCGCCGCCGGCCCCGTCCGCCCAGGACGGCCCCCGAGCGCAGGACGACGGGGACGACCAGGCGTCCGCTGCTGACGGCAACACCGGCAGCGCGGCGCCGCAGCAGCCCGCCGCACCCGCATCCGAGCCCTTCCGCGCCCGCACCCTGTACGTCCCGGGCCTCGGCGAGGGCGTGGCCGGCAACCGCTCCCGTGCCCGCACCGCGCACGGCCGCACCACGGGCGCGCGGAAACCACGGGGCGCGCTGGGACACCTGCACTTGGCGGCCACGGTGCAGGCGGCGGCGCCGCACCAGCGCGCTCGCGGACGTGACGGCCGGGGGCTGCTGCTGCGCCGGGACGATCTGCGCGAGGTCGTGCGGGAGGGGCGCGAGGGCAATCTCGTCCTGTTCGTCGTGGACGCGTCCGGTTCGATGACGGCGCGGCAGCGGATGAGCGCCGTCAAGGGTGCCGTGCTGTCACTGCTGCTGGACGCCTACCAGCGGCGGGACAAGGTCGGCATGGTCACCTTCCGCCGGTCCGAGGCGGAGGTCGCCCTGCCGCCGACCTCGTCCGTCGAGGCTGCCGCCGCGCGGCTGGAATCGCTGCCCACCGGGGGCCGTACGCCCCTGGCGGAGGGACTGCTGAGGGCTCGCGAGGTGCTCCGTGTGGAGCGCATGCGCGATCCGTCCCGCCGTCCCCTCGTGGTCACCGTCACCGACGGGCGGGCCACCGGCGGTGCCGAGCCGGTGGAGCGCGCGCGGCGCGCGGCGCGCCTGCTGGCGGCCGACGGCACGGCGTCGGTAGTCCTCGACTGCGAAGCCGGGCACGTACGGCTCGGGCTCGCCGGCGCGCTGGCGGCCGATCTCGGCGGCAGCGCCGTGACGTTGGAGGAGCTGCGTGCGGACGCCGTCACCGACCTCGTGCGGCACGCCACGGGCACCCGGGCCGGATCCACGGCGCCGGCCGCGACCACAGCAGCCCCGCATTCCCCGAACACCCAGCCGAAGACTCGGAGGGCCGCATAG
- a CDS encoding cobyric acid synthase: MTTAGENGGHARRPGSGGQGGGLLVAGTTSDAGKSVVTAGICRWLARKGLKVAPFKAQNMSLNSYVTLEGAEIGRAQAMQAAAANTEPTALMNPVLLKPGSDSSSQVVLLGKPVGEMSAGGYHSGKQERLLGTVADCLAELRRTHDAVICEGAGSPAEINLRRTDIVNMGLARAAGLPVVVVGDIDRGGVFASFFGTTALLADRDQELLAGYVVNKFRGDVALLEPGLEMLHGLTGRPVLGVLPFRHGLGIDEEDGLGVPPDGVWGRVRRSTVRESASASPHGSDVLRIAVVPVPLMSNFTDVDALAAEPGVVVRFTDRPEELADADLVVLPGTRGTVRALAWLRQRGLADAVRRRAAEGLPVLGICGGFQMLGERIEDEVESRAGTIEGLGLLPVQVRFAHEKTLARPSGRALGEHAEGYEIHHGVAEVLGGEAVFSDADGAALDGCRSGAVWGTHWHGSLESDGFRRALLRRVAADAGRTGFVPAPDTSFAALREEQLERLGDLIEEHADTDALLRLIEEGPPPGLPFVAPGAPEAQLAGGSS; encoded by the coding sequence ATGACGACGGCCGGTGAGAACGGCGGGCATGCGCGAAGGCCGGGTTCCGGCGGGCAGGGCGGCGGACTTCTCGTCGCGGGCACGACCTCCGACGCCGGAAAGAGCGTCGTCACGGCGGGCATCTGCCGCTGGCTGGCGCGCAAGGGCCTGAAGGTCGCGCCCTTCAAGGCGCAGAACATGTCGCTCAACTCGTACGTGACGCTGGAGGGCGCCGAGATAGGCCGTGCGCAGGCGATGCAGGCTGCCGCTGCCAACACCGAGCCGACGGCGCTGATGAATCCGGTCCTGCTCAAGCCCGGCAGCGACAGCAGCAGCCAGGTCGTGCTGCTCGGCAAGCCGGTCGGCGAGATGAGCGCGGGGGGCTACCACTCAGGCAAGCAGGAGCGGCTGCTGGGCACGGTCGCCGACTGCCTCGCCGAGCTGCGTCGCACGCACGACGCGGTGATCTGCGAGGGCGCCGGCAGCCCCGCGGAGATCAACCTGCGCCGCACCGACATCGTCAACATGGGCCTGGCCAGGGCCGCCGGGCTGCCCGTCGTGGTCGTCGGGGACATCGACCGCGGGGGCGTCTTCGCCTCCTTCTTCGGCACGACGGCGCTGCTGGCGGACCGGGACCAGGAACTGCTCGCGGGGTACGTGGTCAACAAGTTCCGCGGCGACGTGGCGCTGCTGGAGCCGGGCCTGGAGATGCTCCACGGGCTGACGGGGCGGCCCGTGCTGGGCGTGCTGCCCTTCCGCCACGGACTCGGCATCGACGAGGAGGACGGGCTGGGGGTGCCCCCGGACGGAGTCTGGGGGAGGGTCCGCCGCAGCACCGTCCGCGAGTCGGCGTCGGCGTCCCCGCACGGCAGCGACGTGCTGCGGATCGCCGTCGTGCCGGTACCTCTGATGTCGAACTTCACCGACGTCGACGCCCTCGCCGCAGAACCCGGAGTCGTCGTGCGGTTCACGGACCGTCCCGAGGAACTCGCCGACGCCGACCTGGTCGTACTGCCCGGCACCCGCGGCACGGTGCGGGCGCTGGCGTGGCTGCGCCAGCGCGGCCTCGCGGACGCGGTACGGCGCCGCGCGGCCGAAGGGCTGCCGGTCCTCGGCATCTGCGGCGGCTTCCAGATGCTGGGCGAGCGCATCGAGGACGAGGTCGAGTCGCGGGCAGGGACCATCGAAGGGCTGGGGCTGCTGCCGGTCCAGGTGAGGTTCGCGCACGAGAAGACGCTCGCCCGTCCGTCGGGCCGGGCCCTCGGTGAGCACGCCGAGGGCTACGAGATCCACCACGGCGTCGCCGAAGTGCTCGGCGGCGAGGCCGTGTTCAGCGATGCGGACGGGGCGGCCCTGGACGGCTGCCGGTCCGGCGCCGTGTGGGGCACGCACTGGCACGGGTCGCTGGAGAGCGACGGCTTCCGGCGGGCCCTTCTGCGCCGGGTGGCCGCCGACGCGGGACGCACCGGATTCGTACCCGCACCGGACACGAGCTTCGCGGCGCTGCGCGAGGAGCAACTGGAGCGCCTGGGCGATCTCATCGAGGAACACGCCGACACGGACGCGCTGCTGCGCCTGATCGAGGAAGGCCCGCCGCCGGGCCTGCCCTTCGTCGCCCCGGGGGCGCCCGAGGCACAACTCGCGGGAGGGTCCTCATGA
- a CDS encoding cobalamin biosynthesis protein, which translates to MRAHRAYIRGAALGQLGDALLGDPRRGHPVAAFGRAAAAAERALWRDHRGAGALHTALTVAGAVTAVATLSRTARALAGTGGATLVDAAVTWTVLGGTGLRREALAVAAALEAGDVEGARRLLPHLCGRDPQALDADAIARAVVESVAENTSDAVVGALVWGAAAGAPGMAAFRAVNTLDAMFGHRSPRHLRFGWAAARLDDAAGWPGARLTAALAALAGPSPRGALRAWRTDARSHPSPNAGPVEASFAGALGVRLGGTLSYGGRTEHRPVLNSPGRAVRTDDIAAAVQLSRRVSALALLVTSVAGAFGRKRRAERGDG; encoded by the coding sequence GTGCGGGCTCATCGCGCCTACATACGCGGCGCGGCCCTCGGACAGCTGGGCGACGCGCTGCTGGGCGACCCCCGCCGTGGGCACCCCGTGGCCGCTTTCGGCCGGGCCGCAGCCGCTGCCGAGCGCGCCCTGTGGCGAGACCACCGGGGTGCGGGCGCCCTGCACACGGCGCTGACCGTCGCCGGAGCCGTCACCGCCGTCGCCACGCTCTCGCGCACCGCACGCGCCCTTGCGGGCACCGGCGGCGCCACCCTCGTCGACGCCGCAGTGACCTGGACGGTGCTGGGCGGCACCGGCCTCCGCCGGGAGGCCCTCGCCGTGGCCGCCGCGCTGGAGGCGGGTGATGTCGAGGGCGCGCGGCGGCTGTTGCCGCATCTGTGCGGCCGCGACCCCCAGGCGCTGGACGCGGACGCCATCGCGCGGGCCGTCGTGGAGTCGGTGGCGGAGAACACCTCGGACGCGGTCGTGGGCGCCCTGGTCTGGGGCGCGGCAGCCGGCGCCCCGGGCATGGCGGCATTTCGTGCGGTCAACACCCTGGACGCGATGTTCGGTCACCGCTCGCCGCGTCACCTGCGCTTCGGCTGGGCGGCCGCCCGTCTGGACGACGCGGCGGGATGGCCGGGCGCACGCCTGACGGCCGCGCTCGCCGCGCTCGCCGGGCCGTCTCCGCGCGGGGCCCTGCGTGCCTGGCGCACTGACGCCCGCTCGCATCCCAGCCCCAACGCGGGCCCGGTGGAAGCCTCGTTCGCAGGGGCGCTGGGCGTGCGTCTGGGCGGAACCCTCAGCTACGGCGGACGCACCGAGCACCGGCCGGTCCTCAACTCCCCCGGCCGTGCAGTGCGTACGGACGACATAGCGGCAGCCGTCCAACTCTCGCGCCGCGTCAGCGCGCTGGCGCTGCTGGTGACCTCGGTGGCGGGCGCGTTCGGCAGGAAGCGCCGGGCGGAAAGGGGCGACGGATGA
- a CDS encoding inorganic phosphate transporter — translation MEHITLLIGIVIVTALVFDFTNGFHDTANAMATTISTGALKPKTAVAMSAVLNLVGAFLSIEVAKTISSGIIDEGSGIQPEVIFAGLVGAIIWNLLTWLAGLPSSSSHALMGGLLGATVASVGIGAVNGGTVVMKVLIPAIAAPLVAGLAALFATRLTYRAARKADEQQTAKGYRAGQITSAALVSLAHGTNDAQKTMGVITLALITGGVIAPQADPPTWVIVSAGLAIALGTYLGGWRIIRTMGKGITDIKPPQGFAAQTSAAVTILASSHIGFSLSTTHVCSGAVMGSGVGRKGGVVRWSTAARMVAGWGLTLPAAALVAAGAAVLAQQGDWGVGTVAALALTISGGIWLLSRRQPVDHTNVNDAALPGTSGPEPAGVVTAALRTVAPPPVASARSNADGNGGPARTPEGVGTASSSSQTETERGRAASTLG, via the coding sequence ATGGAACACATCACGCTTCTCATCGGGATCGTGATCGTCACGGCCTTGGTGTTCGACTTTACGAACGGCTTCCACGACACGGCCAACGCCATGGCCACCACCATCTCCACCGGGGCGCTCAAGCCCAAGACAGCGGTGGCGATGTCGGCGGTCCTCAACCTCGTTGGAGCGTTCCTCTCCATCGAGGTGGCCAAGACCATCTCATCGGGAATCATCGACGAAGGCTCCGGTATCCAGCCTGAAGTGATCTTCGCCGGGCTGGTCGGAGCGATCATCTGGAATCTGCTGACCTGGCTCGCCGGGCTTCCGTCCAGTTCCTCCCACGCGCTGATGGGCGGCCTCCTCGGTGCCACGGTGGCCTCCGTCGGCATCGGTGCCGTCAACGGCGGCACCGTGGTGATGAAGGTGCTCATCCCGGCCATCGCCGCTCCGCTCGTCGCGGGCCTCGCCGCGCTCTTCGCGACGCGGCTGACCTACCGGGCGGCGCGCAAGGCCGACGAGCAGCAGACCGCAAAGGGCTACCGCGCGGGGCAGATCACCTCCGCCGCGCTGGTCTCCCTCGCGCACGGCACCAACGACGCGCAGAAGACCATGGGTGTCATCACCCTCGCGCTGATCACCGGCGGCGTGATCGCCCCGCAGGCGGACCCGCCGACCTGGGTGATCGTCTCGGCCGGGCTGGCCATCGCCCTCGGTACGTATCTGGGCGGCTGGCGGATCATCCGCACCATGGGCAAGGGCATCACCGACATCAAGCCTCCGCAGGGATTCGCGGCGCAGACCTCGGCCGCGGTCACGATCCTCGCCTCCTCCCACATCGGCTTCTCGCTCTCCACGACGCACGTGTGCTCCGGCGCCGTCATGGGCTCGGGAGTCGGCCGCAAGGGCGGCGTCGTGCGCTGGTCGACAGCGGCCCGCATGGTGGCGGGTTGGGGCCTGACGCTTCCGGCGGCGGCACTCGTCGCCGCGGGCGCCGCGGTGCTGGCGCAGCAGGGCGACTGGGGCGTCGGCACGGTCGCGGCGCTCGCGCTCACCATCAGCGGCGGCATCTGGCTGCTCTCGCGCCGCCAGCCCGTCGACCACACGAACGTCAACGACGCGGCCCTGCCCGGGACTTCCGGGCCGGAACCCGCCGGAGTCGTCACGGCGGCGCTGCGTACCGTCGCGCCGCCGCCCGTGGCGTCGGCCCGCAGCAACGCGGACGGCAACGGGGGTCCGGCAAGGACCCCGGAGGGCGTCGGCACGGCGAGTTCGTCTTCGCAGACCGAGACGGAGCGCGGGCGAGCGGCCTCCACTCTCGGCTAG
- a CDS encoding class II aldolase/adducin family protein yields MESAELLGAWRELVHTARRTTAEGLVVGTSGNLSVRVGDTVLVTPSGLSYERLGDAEWCAVDLEGRRTAGSLSPTSELPMHLAVYRHTGARAVVHTHAVHATAVSTLVREVPAVHYITAELGGPVRVAPYATFGSDELAAHMLTALDGRNACLLQNHGTVAYGENLVQAYDRTAQLEWMCRVWLAASSVPGRTPSLIPDDELARVEEKFRGYGQRPAAQ; encoded by the coding sequence GTGGAATCGGCTGAACTGCTCGGCGCCTGGCGGGAGTTGGTGCACACCGCCCGGCGCACGACCGCCGAAGGACTCGTCGTGGGAACCTCCGGCAACCTCTCCGTGCGAGTGGGGGACACGGTACTCGTGACCCCGAGCGGTCTCTCCTATGAACGTCTCGGCGACGCCGAGTGGTGCGCCGTTGACCTCGAAGGGCGGCGCACCGCCGGGAGCCTGTCACCGACGAGCGAACTCCCCATGCACCTGGCCGTCTACCGGCACACCGGTGCCCGCGCGGTGGTGCACACGCACGCCGTGCACGCCACCGCCGTCTCCACCCTCGTGCGCGAAGTACCAGCCGTTCACTACATCACGGCCGAACTGGGCGGCCCCGTACGCGTCGCGCCGTACGCCACGTTCGGCAGCGACGAACTCGCCGCACACATGCTCACCGCGCTCGACGGCCGCAACGCCTGTCTGCTGCAGAACCACGGCACCGTCGCGTACGGCGAGAACCTCGTCCAGGCGTACGACCGCACCGCCCAGCTGGAGTGGATGTGCCGCGTCTGGCTGGCTGCCTCCTCGGTGCCCGGACGCACGCCCTCCCTGATTCCGGACGACGAACTCGCCCGTGTGGAGGAGAAGTTCAGGGGATACGGGCAGCGGCCCGCCGCGCAGTGA
- a CDS encoding alpha/beta hydrolase, producing the protein MRLRNAALAATSVTVAGVAALAAGRYAADAALRPARPGKAAAGGQLPAGFGGPPLTVHEVGDGRVSLTRSLTAQLPGVYGLVGRDCHAVVGSVMDGEPSKAPADTVVRRLERVGRGELKPGTKVWFTPQLYTDDSDAGPDDASGIDGALSRTAVQVPGELGPLPAWFMPGERDTWIITLHGLGATPAQALPLLPFYAGLKLPVLGLAYRGDEGAPPPPDGVRHLGGTEWRDAEAAIAYAVRSGATRVVLHGWSAGASMAMRAADELSGHRSGPAADAGHGGGAADDGGVDPDAVGRVAGLVLDSPVLDWWATVRALAASRHTPRALLPLAQRAAQGRARVESERLRQIVDPAALEVPALVLHGPDDTVASWQRSKELADTRGELVRLQTVPNAPHAAMWNADPEAYEERLRQFLTPLM; encoded by the coding sequence ATGCGTCTGCGCAACGCGGCCCTTGCCGCCACCTCAGTGACGGTCGCCGGTGTCGCGGCACTGGCCGCCGGACGGTACGCCGCCGACGCGGCGCTGCGGCCCGCGCGTCCCGGTAAGGCGGCGGCGGGCGGGCAGCTTCCCGCGGGGTTCGGCGGACCTCCGCTGACCGTGCACGAGGTCGGCGACGGTCGCGTCTCCCTCACCCGCTCCCTGACCGCGCAGCTTCCGGGCGTCTACGGGCTGGTCGGGCGGGACTGTCACGCGGTCGTCGGATCCGTAATGGACGGGGAGCCCTCCAAGGCCCCCGCCGACACCGTCGTGCGCCGTCTGGAGCGGGTCGGCCGCGGTGAGCTCAAGCCCGGTACCAAGGTGTGGTTCACCCCGCAGCTGTACACGGACGATTCCGACGCGGGCCCGGACGACGCTTCCGGCATCGACGGCGCCCTCTCCCGCACCGCGGTCCAGGTGCCCGGTGAACTCGGCCCGCTGCCGGCCTGGTTCATGCCCGGTGAGCGCGACACCTGGATCATCACGCTGCACGGGCTCGGCGCGACCCCGGCCCAGGCGCTGCCCCTGCTCCCCTTCTACGCCGGCCTCAAGCTCCCCGTGCTCGGCCTGGCCTACCGCGGCGACGAGGGGGCACCTCCGCCGCCCGACGGCGTACGCCATCTCGGCGGCACCGAATGGCGGGACGCCGAGGCGGCGATCGCCTACGCGGTACGCAGCGGAGCCACCCGGGTCGTCCTGCACGGCTGGTCCGCCGGGGCCTCCATGGCGATGCGCGCGGCGGACGAGTTGAGCGGCCACCGCTCCGGTCCGGCCGCTGACGCGGGCCACGGCGGCGGTGCCGCGGATGACGGCGGCGTGGACCCCGACGCCGTCGGCAGGGTCGCCGGCCTCGTGCTCGACTCGCCCGTACTGGACTGGTGGGCGACCGTGCGCGCGCTCGCGGCGTCCCGGCACACCCCGCGGGCGCTGCTGCCGCTGGCCCAGCGGGCCGCTCAAGGACGAGCACGTGTCGAGTCGGAACGCCTGCGGCAGATCGTGGACCCGGCCGCACTGGAGGTCCCTGCGCTGGTGCTGCACGGACCCGACGACACCGTCGCCTCCTGGCAGCGCTCGAAGGAACTCGCCGACACCCGCGGGGAGTTGGTCCGCCTCCAGACGGTTCCCAACGCGCCGCACGCGGCCATGTGGAACGCCGACCCGGAGGCGTACGAGGAGCGGCTGCGCCAGTTCCTGACGCCGCTGATGTAG